One part of the Phoenix dactylifera cultivar Barhee BC4 chromosome 4, palm_55x_up_171113_PBpolish2nd_filt_p, whole genome shotgun sequence genome encodes these proteins:
- the LOC103713157 gene encoding OPA3-like protein isoform X2, whose protein sequence is MVLPVVKLGSLALRTLSKPIASRLKQQAGFHPRFRQFIINLAQVNHRFTTTMQRRLYNHSTDTAIHPLNEEKAVQAAADLFGELLIFSVAGAAIIFEVQRSARSEARKEESRKQELEALKQKEGNLAREIELLKQKFNELEHLAQGRAFPCDNAGDSS, encoded by the exons ATGGTACTGCCCGTGGTGAAGTTGGGATCTCTCGCTCTGAGAACCCTCAGCAAGCCAATTGCCTCCAGGCTCAAGCAACAAGCCGGCTTCCACCCAAGGTTCCGCCAGTTCATCATAAACCTCGCCCAG GTGAATCATCGCTTCACCACAACCATGCAGAGGCGCCTGTATAACCATTCAACTGACACCGCGATTCATCCTTTGAATGAAGAGAAAGCTGTTCAAGCTGCTGCTGATCTTTTTGGGGAACTCTTGATCTTTTCG GTTGCTGGAGCTGCTATAATCTTTGAGGTCCAAAGAAGTGCTAGATCAGAAGCTAGAAAAGAGGAATCGCGTAAACAGGAACTTGAG GCTTTGAAGCAAAAGGAGGGGAATTTAGCAAGAGAGATAGAGCTACTGAAGCAGAAGTTCAATGAGCTAGAGCATCTTGCACAAGGACGAG CATTTCCATGTGATAATGCCGGTGATTCGAGCTAG
- the LOC103713158 gene encoding protein-lysine methyltransferase METTL21D, with protein MKFTDSPVIELAVGGGALSFQQDNGSIHVGTSVWPCSLVLVKFVDRWLPRLPSSTTDSAPNPYAHLLHFAGKRAVELGSGCGPAGLGLVALGLDVVLTDIAPVLPALRRNLKRNRPALPKTPKVAQLYWNNAAQIESLKPPFDLIVAADVVYMEDSAAHLVTAMDALLAPDGVVFLGYQLRSPEAHQVFWERCRQVFPVIEKVPREDLHPDYAYEETDVYLLRKRK; from the coding sequence ATGAAGTTTACCGACTCGCCGGTGATCGAGCTCGCCGTGGGCGGCGGCGCCCTCTCCTTCCAGCAGGACAACGGATCCATCCACGTCGGCACCTCCGTCTGGCCCTGCTCTCTCGTCCTCGTTAAATTCGTCGACCGCTGGCTCCCCCGTCTCCCCTCTTCCACCACCGACTCCGCCCCCAACCCCTACGCGCATCTCCTCCACTTCGCCGGAAAGCGCGCCGTTGAGCTCGGCTCCGGGTGCGGGcccgccggcctcggcctcgTTGCCCTCGGCCTCGATGTCGTCCTCACCGACATCGCCCCCGTCCTCCCCGCCCTCCGCCGCAACCTCAAGCGCAACCGCCCCGCCCTCCCCAAAACCCCCAAGGTCGCGCAGCTCTACTGGAACAACGCCGCCCAGATCGAATCCCTTAAGCCCCCGTTCGATCTCATCGTCGCCGCCGACGTCGTCTACATGGAGGACTCCGCAGCCCACCTCGTCACTGCCATGGACGCCCTCCTCGCGCCCGACGGCGTGGTTTTTCTGGGATACCAGCTCCGGTCTCCCGAAGCTCACCAAGTGTTCTGGGAGCGATGTCGGCAGGTGTTTCCGGTTATAGAGAAGGTCCCCCGCGAGGATCTTCACCCGGATTATGCCTACGAGGAGACCGATGTGTATCTCCTCAGGAAGAGGAAGTGA
- the LOC103713157 gene encoding OPA3-like protein isoform X1: MVLPVVKLGSLALRTLSKPIASRLKQQAGFHPRFRQFIINLAQVNHRFTTTMQRRLYNHSTDTAIHPLNEEKAVQAAADLFGELLIFSVAGAAIIFEVQRSARSEARKEESRKQELEALKQKEGNLAREIELLKQKFNELEHLAQGRGPFTIPNFRSRHAPESTKPMAAA; the protein is encoded by the exons ATGGTACTGCCCGTGGTGAAGTTGGGATCTCTCGCTCTGAGAACCCTCAGCAAGCCAATTGCCTCCAGGCTCAAGCAACAAGCCGGCTTCCACCCAAGGTTCCGCCAGTTCATCATAAACCTCGCCCAG GTGAATCATCGCTTCACCACAACCATGCAGAGGCGCCTGTATAACCATTCAACTGACACCGCGATTCATCCTTTGAATGAAGAGAAAGCTGTTCAAGCTGCTGCTGATCTTTTTGGGGAACTCTTGATCTTTTCG GTTGCTGGAGCTGCTATAATCTTTGAGGTCCAAAGAAGTGCTAGATCAGAAGCTAGAAAAGAGGAATCGCGTAAACAGGAACTTGAG GCTTTGAAGCAAAAGGAGGGGAATTTAGCAAGAGAGATAGAGCTACTGAAGCAGAAGTTCAATGAGCTAGAGCATCTTGCACAAGGACGAGGTCCTTTTACTATTCCCAACTTCAGATCTCGCCACGCACCTGAAAGCACTAAGCCAATGGCTGCTGCTTAG
- the LOC103713182 gene encoding zinc finger protein MAGPIE, whose translation MAGEAISRSFPQNPTQESNPPIIKKKRNQPGNPDPEAEVIALSPKSLLATNRFVCEICGKGFQRDQNLQLHRRGHNLPWKLRQRSSKEPRKRVYVCPEKTCIHHHPSRALGDLTGIKKHFCRKHGEKKWKCEKCSKRYAVQSDWKAHSKACGTREYRCDCGTIFSRRDSFITHWAFCDALAEETARVSAASNISSLTSSTNANYEFTGRLMRSNMVQHFPAVFNPATAAEGQAGDHAMPGLPLWMRHGETLSTDSSLSSMHQIGPVNIENLHSDPFASCSSNQQLDCQLSWIYSNNLACSSSGELTSTLLPTSLKEADLMSVPSWYSTRHHQHSMPASAMSATALLQEAAQIGVTSSTPSFFGGVEMKCRSTQVQDGREYDGLLDPSHPSIAAKMASSLENTANPYSDMYSTRHQMAQKDGRGGGATRDFLGVGVQTVCPSSIHGWI comes from the exons atggcAGGAGAAGCAATCTCAAGGTCCTTTCCACAAAACCCAACTCAGGAATCCAACCCTCCGATcatcaagaagaagagaaaccAACCAGGAAATCCAG ATCCTGAAGCAGAAGTCATTGCCTTGTCTCCAAAGAGCCTCTTGGCCACAAACCGGTTCGTGTGTGAGATATGTGGCAAAGGCTTCCAGAGAGATCAAAATCTCCAGCTCCACCGCCGGGGCCACAACCTTCCATGGAAGCTGAGGCAGAGAAGCAGCAAAGAGCCAAGGAAGAGGGTGTACGTGTGCCCAGAGAAGACCTGCATCCACCACCATCCGTCAAGGGCACTCGGCGACCTCACTGGCATAAAGAAGCACTTCTGCCGCAAGCACGGCGAGAAGAAGTGGAAGTGCGAGAAGTGCTCGAAGCGGTATGCGGTGCAGTCCGACTGGAAGGCCCACTCCAAGGCTTGTGGCACGAGGGAGTACCGTTGCGACTGTGGCACCATCTTCTCTAG GAGGGACAGCTTCATAACCCACTGGGCCTTCTGTGATGCCTTGGCTGAAGAGACCGCACGAGTTTCTGCAGCATCAAACATCAGTAGCTTGACATCGAGCACCAATGCCAATTATGAATTCACCGGGCGTTTAATGAGATCCAACATGGTGCAGCATTTCCCTGCTGTATTTAATCCTGCGACGGCCGCCGAAGGTCAAGCGGGCGATCATGCTATGCCTGGACTTCCTCTCTGGATGCGCCATGGCGAGACCTTGAGCACAGATAGTAGTCTCTCCAGTATGCATCAAATTGGACCAGTGAATATTGAAAACCTGCACAGTGATCCCTTCGCTTCATGCTCGAGTAACCAGCAACTCGACTGCCAATTGAGTTGGATATATAGTAACAATCTGGCCTGCTCAAGCTCTGGAGAGCTAACAAGCACCTTGCTACCCACTAGTTTGAAGGAAGCAGACCTTATGAGCGTTCCTTCCTGGTATAGCACTCGGCATCATCAGCACTCCATGCCTGCATCAGCCATGTCCGCAACTGCATTGCTGCAAGAAGCTGCTCAAATTGGCGTGACTTCCTCTACTCCATCATTTTTTGGCGGCGTAGAGATGAAGTGCCGCAGCACTCAAGTCCAAGATGGTAGAGAATACGATGGATTGCTCGATCCAAGCCATCCGAGCATAGCCGCTAAGATGGCAAGTAGTCTAGAGAACACTGCCAATCCATACAGTGATATGTACTCCACAAGGCATCAGATGGCTCAAAAAGATggtcgaggaggaggagctacTAGGGATTTCTTGGGCGTTGGGGTCCAAACCGTCTGCCCATCGTCGATTCATGGATGGATTTGA